In one Umezawaea sp. Da 62-37 genomic region, the following are encoded:
- a CDS encoding peptidase inhibitor family I36 protein — translation MKLFRTMAMLVAAIGITTTTAAPAMADTGVIATYHGKRIDLSKGWQGAQACAEFAVGDVRCYDTAAEADMATRPAGEVAAKGMWDCPGTWVCLWQDENYTGRRLQWSAAGTKKLANWDFRDKTTSVFLNRVQRGMEAVNYRTLGLDDHSFYCASCAYDNLAASGWNDKIDEVKI, via the coding sequence ATGAAGCTGTTCCGCACCATGGCCATGCTCGTCGCGGCCATCGGCATCACGACCACCACGGCCGCACCGGCCATGGCCGACACCGGCGTCATCGCCACCTACCACGGCAAGCGCATCGACCTCAGCAAGGGCTGGCAGGGCGCCCAGGCGTGCGCCGAGTTCGCCGTCGGCGACGTCCGCTGCTACGACACGGCCGCCGAAGCCGACATGGCCACCCGCCCCGCGGGCGAGGTGGCGGCCAAGGGCATGTGGGACTGCCCCGGCACCTGGGTGTGCCTCTGGCAGGACGAGAACTACACCGGGCGGCGCCTGCAGTGGTCCGCGGCGGGAACGAAGAAGCTCGCGAACTGGGACTTCCGCGACAAGACCACCAGCGTCTTCCTCAACCGCGTCCAACGGGGCATGGAAGCCGTCAACTACCGCACCCTCGGCCTGGACGACCACTCCTTCTACTGCGCGTCCTGCGCCTACGACAACCTCGCCGCCTCCGGGTGGAACGACAAGATCGACGAGGTCAAGATCTAG
- the cas3 gene encoding CRISPR-associated helicase Cas3': MADHARSTAVLAGWFARPFGAEALAAALGLLHDAGKCDCLWQAKLVKVSGTDQPVGINHKDLGAMLLREPALAAAMAILGHHGGLGSVADLMALQQGPDDAVTAQRFFDVVPEAREVVTGPILLPASWTEDPLVGEMGIRLVFSALVDADHLDTAAHFADRPPPRPAAGMDMAVLWERFERNRIAFLAARARKNLRPSPVDGVRAALYEQTVRRAMGKPGVYRLPAPTGSGKTITAAGFALRHAAEHGMSRVIVAVPFTTITEQNAEVYRTLLGEEVVLEHHSNAELDDRRFRTAAENWDSPFVVTTTVQLFDSLFGNRPARSRKLHRLANAVIVLDEVQSLPVALLVPILDALRLLTRHFGTTVLLASATQPAFEYLAVWRDLEIQELVEDPIALFAGLRRVRYQWRLDPRPTPAELAEEIAGHLQALVVVNTVAHARILHRLLAAHCLDAVVLHLSTRMCPLHRRQVLAEVQRLLGAGEPVLVVSTQLVEAGVDVDFPVVFRALAPAESLQQAAGRANREGTQSELGLVVVFDAADAPVPAFYRAAVDKTRARFGPGLADPDDPVALAGYYASLYTGLNVDEATRGATIQANRAKLDFRAVAEGPVIDTGVSGGRDSRLAFRMIDEDPVPVVVTTFGDTGRVAELLDLVRAQEGPAREVVRELRGHTVALPRRVAQSSWVRALCRPVIAGNEQWWEWVGQYDPQVGIDEGSIGEETVW; the protein is encoded by the coding sequence TTGGCCGATCATGCTCGTTCCACGGCGGTGTTGGCGGGCTGGTTCGCCCGCCCGTTCGGCGCGGAAGCCCTGGCCGCTGCGTTGGGATTGCTGCACGACGCGGGCAAATGCGACTGCCTGTGGCAGGCCAAGCTGGTCAAGGTCAGCGGTACGGACCAACCGGTCGGCATCAACCACAAGGATCTGGGCGCGATGCTGTTGCGGGAGCCTGCTCTCGCGGCGGCGATGGCGATTCTCGGGCATCACGGCGGACTCGGATCCGTCGCCGACCTCATGGCCCTTCAGCAGGGGCCCGACGATGCTGTCACCGCGCAGCGGTTCTTCGACGTGGTGCCGGAAGCGCGTGAGGTGGTGACAGGCCCGATACTGCTGCCGGCGTCGTGGACCGAGGACCCGTTGGTCGGCGAGATGGGGATCCGGTTGGTGTTCTCCGCGCTGGTCGACGCCGACCATCTGGACACCGCAGCGCACTTCGCGGACCGGCCACCACCACGGCCCGCTGCCGGGATGGACATGGCGGTCCTGTGGGAGCGGTTCGAACGTAACAGGATCGCGTTCCTGGCGGCCCGAGCACGGAAAAACCTCAGGCCCTCGCCTGTCGACGGCGTCCGGGCCGCGTTGTACGAGCAGACCGTGCGGCGTGCGATGGGTAAGCCGGGTGTGTACCGGTTGCCTGCCCCGACCGGGTCGGGCAAGACCATCACCGCGGCAGGGTTCGCGCTGCGGCACGCCGCCGAACACGGCATGTCCCGCGTGATCGTCGCGGTGCCGTTCACCACGATCACCGAGCAGAACGCCGAGGTCTATCGGACCCTGCTGGGCGAGGAGGTGGTGCTGGAGCACCACTCCAACGCCGAACTGGACGACCGCCGCTTCCGCACGGCCGCGGAGAACTGGGATTCCCCCTTCGTGGTCACCACCACGGTGCAGCTGTTCGACTCGCTGTTCGGCAACCGGCCCGCCCGGTCCCGCAAACTGCACCGGCTGGCCAACGCGGTCATCGTGCTCGACGAGGTGCAGTCCCTGCCGGTGGCGCTGCTGGTCCCGATCCTGGACGCGCTGCGACTGCTGACCCGGCACTTCGGCACCACCGTGCTGCTGGCCTCGGCGACCCAGCCCGCCTTCGAGTACCTCGCGGTATGGCGAGACCTGGAGATCCAGGAACTCGTCGAGGACCCGATCGCGCTGTTCGCCGGGTTGCGGCGGGTGCGCTACCAGTGGCGGCTCGACCCGCGGCCCACCCCCGCCGAGCTGGCCGAGGAGATCGCCGGACACCTCCAGGCGCTGGTCGTGGTGAACACCGTGGCACACGCCCGCATCCTGCACCGGCTGCTCGCCGCTCATTGCCTCGACGCGGTGGTGCTGCATTTGTCGACCAGGATGTGCCCGTTGCACCGCCGCCAGGTCCTGGCCGAGGTGCAACGGCTGCTGGGCGCGGGGGAGCCGGTGCTGGTGGTGTCGACCCAGCTCGTGGAGGCCGGGGTCGATGTGGACTTCCCGGTGGTGTTCCGGGCGTTGGCCCCGGCGGAGTCGCTGCAGCAGGCGGCGGGTCGCGCCAACCGGGAAGGCACACAGTCCGAGCTGGGCCTGGTGGTGGTGTTCGACGCCGCCGACGCCCCGGTACCGGCGTTCTACCGGGCAGCGGTGGACAAGACCAGAGCCCGATTCGGCCCAGGCCTGGCGGATCCGGACGACCCGGTCGCGTTGGCCGGCTACTACGCGAGCCTCTACACCGGACTCAACGTCGACGAGGCCACCCGCGGCGCCACGATCCAGGCCAACCGGGCGAAGTTGGACTTCCGCGCGGTCGCCGAAGGCCCGGTGATCGATACCGGCGTGAGCGGTGGCCGCGATTCGCGGTTGGCGTTTCGCATGATCGACGAGGACCCGGTCCCGGTCGTGGTCACCACCTTCGGCGACACCGGACGTGTGGCCGAGTTGCTGGACCTGGTTCGCGCCCAGGAGGGGCCGGCGCGGGAGGTGGTGCGCGAGTTGCGCGGCCACACCGTGGCGCTGCCCCGGCGGGTCGCCCAGTCCTCATGGGTCCGGGCGTTGTGCAGGCCGGTGATCGCCGGGAACGAGCAGTGGTGGGAATGGGTCGGCCAGTACGACCCCCAGGTGGGTATCGATGAAGGTTCGATCGGTGAGGAGACAGTGTGGTGA
- the cas5c gene encoding type I-C CRISPR-associated protein Cas5c, translating to MTEQFPRSRKGAPPVVVQVWGDAALFTRPELKVERVTYPVMTPSAAVGVLEAIYWKPEFTWRVVAIEVLNEIKQFTQRRNETTDLASLADAASGTRRIDTVAHRVQRNATCLRDVAYRIHAHVDLRAHSTKPEAAYRDQFRRRVTRGSCFSQPYLGVREFTGFFGDPDDRPALRRSEDLGIMLHTIHHAADTTPLSFSWFTARLDNGVLHVPTQGITTGEVG from the coding sequence GTGACCGAGCAGTTCCCGCGTTCCCGTAAGGGGGCGCCGCCCGTGGTGGTGCAGGTGTGGGGGGACGCCGCGCTGTTCACCAGACCCGAACTCAAGGTGGAACGGGTCACCTACCCGGTGATGACACCGTCCGCGGCGGTGGGCGTGCTGGAAGCGATCTACTGGAAGCCGGAGTTCACCTGGAGGGTCGTCGCGATCGAAGTGCTCAACGAGATCAAGCAGTTCACCCAACGCCGCAACGAGACCACCGACTTGGCCTCCCTGGCCGATGCCGCCTCCGGGACACGGCGGATCGACACCGTCGCCCACCGGGTCCAGCGCAACGCGACCTGCCTGCGCGATGTCGCCTACCGCATCCACGCCCACGTCGACCTGCGCGCCCACTCCACCAAACCCGAAGCCGCCTACCGAGACCAGTTCCGGCGTCGTGTCACACGAGGAAGCTGTTTCTCCCAACCGTATCTGGGGGTGCGGGAGTTCACCGGCTTCTTCGGTGACCCCGACGACCGGCCCGCCCTGCGCCGCAGCGAGGACCTGGGGATCATGCTGCACACGATCCACCACGCCGCCGACACCACGCCACTGTCGTTCTCCTGGTTCACCGCCCGCCTGGACAACGGCGTCCTGCACGTCCCCACCCAAGGCATCACGACCGGCGAGGTGGGCTGA
- the cas8c gene encoding type I-C CRISPR-associated protein Cas8c/Csd1 produces the protein MLLRRLVDYARRDPDNAPFRRRLQFHWELALDDHGSPQGIGLQSLVQIDEKGRARGSEHTVPAVARTVGVAPNLAADDIQYVLGWADPATKPDRVAKCHTAFVDLTRRWAESPDAVDDPLARAVDGFYRSGAVHEVARPEEFTAKQRVLITVNGRAAYRADSAVSFWSAEVARRKGGGTTGLCLVCGTVGPLLDTVPGKIPARLVPGATNDAALISVNERVFGYDLTTKLGSSPICLPCGESVTTGLIRVLESSDTATLPGQNSTMAWWVTTPVKTNPMTLTLGADPAQVATLISSVRHGRRTAAVDDTTKFCALALGGNVARVMVRDWLELPLDAMEDNIAAWFLDHTIAPRHQHDTPFQPMGTLVKVTGRWLKREKRYAFLGAKGADRPDGVHRDLLRAAMRNTPLPPSLLAHLVNRVRTDGRLDTPRAALIRLALLRNPATTEKPMPGLDPTNTNPSYVSGRLFATLESLQYDASGGTLNTTYADRYFAGAVTNPRSALISGRKDAKAWLRKLRRTKPGAGINHEKTLDSLFELLDADTGIPGHAGLRQQALFLLGYHHQRAHRFTTIQNAINGTTEEIPA, from the coding sequence ATGCTGCTGCGACGCCTGGTCGACTACGCCCGACGCGACCCCGACAACGCGCCCTTCCGCCGGCGCCTGCAGTTCCACTGGGAGCTGGCCTTGGACGACCACGGCAGTCCACAGGGCATTGGCTTGCAGTCGCTGGTGCAGATCGACGAGAAGGGCCGGGCACGCGGATCGGAGCACACCGTGCCCGCGGTGGCCCGCACGGTCGGAGTAGCCCCCAACCTGGCCGCCGACGACATCCAGTACGTGCTGGGGTGGGCCGATCCCGCCACCAAACCCGACCGGGTCGCCAAGTGCCACACCGCGTTCGTCGACCTCACCCGACGCTGGGCCGAAAGCCCCGACGCGGTCGATGACCCTCTCGCCCGCGCGGTGGACGGGTTCTATCGGTCCGGCGCCGTGCACGAGGTCGCCCGCCCGGAGGAGTTCACCGCCAAACAGCGGGTACTGATCACCGTCAACGGTCGAGCCGCCTACCGAGCGGACTCGGCCGTGTCGTTCTGGTCGGCAGAGGTCGCCCGCCGCAAAGGCGGCGGCACGACCGGTCTGTGCCTGGTCTGCGGCACGGTCGGACCCCTGCTGGACACCGTGCCCGGCAAGATCCCCGCCCGACTGGTGCCTGGCGCGACCAACGACGCCGCGTTGATCAGCGTCAACGAACGCGTCTTCGGCTACGACCTGACCACCAAGTTGGGGTCGTCCCCGATCTGCCTGCCCTGCGGGGAATCAGTGACCACCGGCCTCATCCGAGTACTGGAATCGTCGGACACCGCGACCCTGCCAGGCCAGAACAGCACGATGGCGTGGTGGGTCACCACCCCGGTGAAGACCAACCCGATGACCCTCACACTCGGCGCCGACCCCGCCCAGGTCGCCACCCTGATCTCCTCGGTCCGGCACGGCCGTCGCACCGCCGCGGTGGACGACACCACGAAGTTCTGCGCCCTGGCCCTCGGCGGGAACGTCGCACGAGTAATGGTCCGCGACTGGCTGGAGTTGCCACTGGACGCGATGGAAGACAACATCGCCGCCTGGTTCCTCGACCACACCATCGCCCCGCGACACCAGCACGACACCCCGTTCCAGCCGATGGGGACGCTGGTGAAGGTGACCGGACGGTGGCTCAAGCGTGAAAAACGCTACGCCTTCCTCGGCGCCAAAGGCGCGGACCGCCCCGACGGAGTACACCGCGACCTGCTGCGCGCCGCGATGCGCAACACCCCGTTACCCCCGTCGCTGCTGGCCCACCTGGTCAACCGGGTCCGCACCGACGGACGCCTCGACACCCCGCGAGCCGCACTCATCCGCCTGGCACTGCTGCGCAACCCCGCGACCACGGAGAAACCCATGCCCGGACTCGACCCCACCAACACCAACCCCTCCTACGTCAGCGGACGCCTGTTCGCCACCCTGGAAAGCCTCCAATACGACGCCTCCGGCGGCACCCTCAACACCACCTACGCCGACCGCTACTTCGCCGGCGCCGTCACCAACCCCCGCTCGGCGTTGATCAGCGGCCGCAAGGACGCCAAAGCCTGGCTGCGCAAACTCCGCCGCACCAAACCCGGCGCCGGGATCAACCACGAGAAGACTCTCGACAGCCTCTTCGAACTCCTGGACGCCGACACCGGCATCCCCGGACACGCCGGTCTTCGGCAGCAGGCGCTATTCCTGCTGGGTTACCACCACCAGCGCGCCCACCGCTTCACCACCATCCAGAACGCCATCAACGGCACCACCGAGGAGATCCCCGCATGA
- the cas7c gene encoding type I-C CRISPR-associated protein Cas7/Csd2 — translation MTTPHLDPSVRHDMVFLFDVTDGNPNGDPDAGNRPRTDDETGQGLVTDVALKRKIRDTLALAAGDDPRYGIFVQAGYALNPRLEASYKAAGLKLDGKIGKEDADLARAWLCDRYADIRLFGGVLSVGKTRALGQIRGPLQVGMARSIDPVFPVDHAITRVTQTRQEDIDKGETTEMGSKWTVPYGLYCAELYYSATRAAQTGVDAKDLELVYRSLEMMFDHDRTATRGRLTPRGLYVFSHPDAFGAAPAHKLTERVTITRTNPTSDLPPRVFGDYVVSAQDDGLPTGVSLTKLVS, via the coding sequence ATGACCACACCCCACCTGGACCCGTCCGTGCGCCACGACATGGTGTTCCTGTTCGACGTCACCGACGGCAACCCCAACGGCGACCCCGACGCCGGAAACCGGCCCCGCACCGACGACGAGACCGGTCAAGGCCTGGTCACCGACGTCGCACTCAAGCGCAAGATCCGCGACACCCTCGCCCTGGCCGCGGGCGACGACCCCCGGTACGGGATCTTCGTACAGGCCGGATATGCCCTCAACCCACGCCTGGAAGCCTCCTACAAGGCAGCGGGCCTGAAGCTCGACGGCAAGATCGGCAAAGAGGACGCCGACCTGGCCCGCGCGTGGTTGTGCGACCGCTACGCCGACATCCGCCTGTTCGGCGGCGTGCTGTCGGTGGGCAAGACCCGAGCACTCGGACAGATCCGCGGCCCCCTGCAGGTCGGCATGGCCCGCAGCATCGACCCGGTCTTCCCCGTGGACCACGCCATCACCCGCGTCACCCAGACCAGGCAGGAGGACATCGACAAGGGCGAGACCACCGAGATGGGCAGCAAATGGACCGTGCCCTACGGCCTCTACTGCGCCGAGCTCTACTACTCCGCCACCCGCGCCGCCCAGACCGGCGTGGACGCCAAGGACCTGGAACTGGTGTACCGCAGCCTGGAGATGATGTTCGACCACGACCGCACCGCCACCCGCGGCCGCCTCACCCCCCGAGGCCTGTACGTGTTCAGCCACCCCGACGCCTTCGGCGCCGCACCCGCCCACAAGCTCACCGAACGCGTCACCATCACCCGCACCAACCCCACGAGTGATCTCCCACCCCGGGTCTTCGGCGACTACGTCGTGTCGGCACAGGACGATGGTCTACCGACCGGGGTCTCTCTCACCAAGCTCGTCAGCTAG
- a CDS encoding IS3 family transposase (programmed frameshift), producing MSTADLRADDDPMGKKKQGPRAGQPKRRTFTAAYKLAIVEEYESLTEPGAKGALLRREGLYHSHLIDWTRSRDAGGLDALAAKPSGPKGRSAAEKETDRLRADNERLARELAKSQAVVEIMKTARALGNDLRGHGHRPQVDKLIGNAFDELEPLLGTKPGCALVGKSRATLYRRRNPTPPVAGPHRPPAPHPASLSAAERAQVLDVLRSPRFVDKAPAQVWATLLDEGRYLCSISTMYRLLRQAGEVRERRAQATHPAKVKPELVATAPDMVWSWDITKLKGPDRGVYYDLFVMLDIYSRKVVHAMVASTETAELAARFITDAIAANGGTIPGVVHADRGTSMTSKNVAMLLADLGVTRSHSRPHVSDDNPYSEAQFKTLKYCPAFPGRFGSIADARAFSHRFFQYYNHEHRHSGIGLHTPASVHDGTAATVCAERARVLHAAYTANPDRFHRVPTPPRLPAAAWINEPPQEDEKAEHDPEQAS from the exons TTGAGTACCGCCGATCTACGGGCCGATGATGATCCGATGGGCAAGAAAAAACAGGGACCTCGTGCGGGTCAGCCGAAACGCCGGACGTTCACCGCCGCCTACAAACTGGCGATCGTGGAGGAATACGAGAGTCTGACCGAGCCCGGCGCGAAGGGCGCGTTGTTGCGGCGGGAAGGGCTGTATCACTCGCATCTGATCGATTGGACCCGAAGTCGCGATGCGGGCGGCCTGGACGCCCTGGCCGCGAAACCCTCGGGCCCGAAAGGCAGGTCCGCGGCGGAGAAGGAGACCGACAGGCTCCGTGCCGACAACGAGCGTCTCGCCCGCGAGCTGGCGAAGTCGCAGGCGGTGGTGGAGATCATG AAAACTGCAAGGGCTCTTGGAAACGATCTCCGAGGGCACGGACACCGACCGCAGGTCGACAAGCTGATCGGTAACGCCTTCGACGAGCTGGAACCGTTGCTGGGCACCAAACCGGGGTGCGCGTTGGTCGGGAAGTCCAGGGCGACGTTGTACCGCCGTCGCAACCCGACACCACCGGTGGCCGGACCGCACCGTCCACCGGCGCCGCACCCGGCGAGCCTGTCCGCGGCAGAACGCGCGCAGGTGCTGGACGTGTTGCGGTCACCCAGGTTCGTGGACAAGGCCCCGGCGCAGGTGTGGGCCACCCTGCTTGATGAGGGCCGCTATCTGTGCTCGATCTCCACGATGTACCGGTTGTTGCGCCAGGCCGGCGAGGTCCGTGAGCGGCGGGCGCAGGCCACCCATCCCGCGAAGGTCAAGCCGGAGTTGGTGGCCACCGCACCCGACATGGTCTGGAGTTGGGACATCACCAAACTCAAGGGACCCGATCGGGGCGTGTACTACGACCTGTTCGTCATGCTCGACATCTACTCCCGCAAGGTCGTGCACGCGATGGTCGCGTCGACCGAGACCGCGGAGCTGGCCGCGAGGTTCATCACCGACGCCATCGCCGCCAACGGCGGGACGATCCCCGGCGTGGTGCACGCCGACCGCGGCACCTCCATGACGTCGAAGAACGTCGCCATGCTGCTGGCAGACCTGGGTGTCACCCGCTCGCATTCGAGGCCGCACGTATCCGACGACAACCCCTACAGCGAGGCCCAGTTCAAGACGTTGAAGTACTGCCCGGCGTTCCCCGGCCGGTTCGGGTCGATCGCCGACGCCCGCGCGTTCAGCCACCGGTTTTTCCAGTACTACAACCACGAACACCGCCACAGCGGGATCGGCCTGCACACCCCGGCGTCGGTCCATGACGGCACCGCCGCCACCGTCTGCGCCGAACGCGCCCGAGTCCTGCACGCGGCCTACACCGCCAACCCGGACCGGTTCCACCGCGTACCGACCCCGCCCCGGCTGCCCGCAGCGGCCTGGATCAACGAACCACCTCAGGAAGACGAGAAGGCAGAACACGACCCAGAACAAGCATCCTGA
- a CDS encoding RNA polymerase sigma factor, producing MTEDDLPVPGSLEPQGWAAAQETFLRCGPKLTTALAVMLRSHADAEDAVREALFRLAKSLPTIRDRSPQALDAWLRKTAVRVALAERRRTRRWILGGLPDELSEMWRAASKRAALSLSPDEQAAAGEALQFVASLPGMQRTAYVMRHALDLTVAKIAEAMGCSEGNVYTHLKRAQDAIDKKFAAPDKAPQQSKTRILGRGRGE from the coding sequence GTGACAGAGGACGACCTCCCGGTTCCGGGCAGCCTGGAACCCCAGGGTTGGGCCGCAGCGCAGGAGACCTTCTTGCGCTGCGGCCCGAAGTTGACCACCGCGCTGGCCGTGATGCTGCGATCACACGCCGACGCGGAGGACGCGGTGCGTGAGGCTCTCTTTCGCCTGGCGAAGAGTTTGCCGACTATCCGCGATCGCTCACCCCAGGCGTTGGACGCTTGGCTGCGCAAGACGGCCGTGCGCGTGGCGTTGGCCGAGCGGCGCCGGACACGACGGTGGATCCTTGGCGGTCTGCCCGACGAGCTGAGCGAGATGTGGCGGGCAGCGTCGAAGCGGGCGGCACTGTCCCTGTCGCCTGATGAGCAGGCCGCGGCGGGCGAAGCGCTGCAGTTCGTGGCCTCGTTACCGGGCATGCAGCGCACCGCCTACGTGATGCGTCATGCCCTCGACCTCACCGTGGCCAAGATCGCGGAGGCCATGGGGTGTTCGGAGGGCAACGTGTATACCCATCTCAAACGGGCGCAAGACGCGATCGACAAGAAGTTCGCCGCACCGGATAAGGCACCGCAACAGTCGAAGACCAGGATCCTTGGAAGGGGGCGAGGGGAATGA